One part of the Candidatus Zixiibacteriota bacterium genome encodes these proteins:
- a CDS encoding FG-GAP-like repeat-containing protein, with product MNRGTRVITFILIVFGYSLSMGGGTSFVNIATDPSSGLYYSDFSMGTAVFDFNNDGLDDIVVTNYAVNKDRLYMSNGDGTFTDMSEMAGVATPVKTLGIATADIDANGFMDFMVFTEVTYSSGSSNPGYLYLNNGDQTFSDAGISELVSSHGYVGYAAAFADINRDGNLDVYYGGRMFLNDGNLNFNDVTESSGIGSIGSISHVAFGDIDNDFDPDLVVCRQYNGNTSLFLNDGTGNFSSGDYLIPGSPYGLCATFGDVENDGDLDLFLSYSNKMYLNDGSGQFSINSNCDAVPAYTRGAILADFDNDGDPDLFLPQEGMHPTYHENMGGGIFIDKTDEVGILPGEDKAGGIAIGDFEGDGDLDIYIAKTDNLINPCFINQLDNNNSIVITPRGTISNFSGIGAKAYIYENGYVGEVTHQVGMAELTSTSGFCAGTTGRIHLGTGGPGLFDVRVVFPSGAVVDEAGVASGSRLIIYESGDIPNFLYVSPSSKVLELSQGSDPEIVEFSITDSKGESIEWTASSQTSFIEILTPSGTTPATLQVRANPSGLGLGNHTGQIVITSPDAVNTPNLNITIVIHNRFLQNIAVESGMAHSDFSFGAAFFDYDLDGDDDIFVNNINGQCRLYQSNGTIFENVAVSSGVEAGFHNLGVFGGDLNADDWPDILSFTEDKEVGFTYLNTGYGNFVDAQIQEFSTADGFNGYAASAADIDNDGDLDVFYGAKLFRNDGNFAFADITEEAGLLNIPFTCRAAFGDVDNDGDMDIFMNRQNRAPSLLFINDGTGHFLESSYYKSSLGYFPTAVGVSFGDVDNDGDLDMYTCAGYSDPNKLFINDGNGYFTDNTGPSGTSCTNYSRGSEFVDIDLDGDLDLIVANENRSAQLFANDGSGIFTDITDACGIDDGLAKAGAAVVGDYDNDGDMDIFITRTDYIINSFFENNINLGQYITIQPVGIVSNRAAVGTKAYLYPAGQLGNQDALYAFREYNISNGFNGSGSNRIHFGTGTGDFFDLRLIFPSGAVYEQTGITPGMQLTVYESGEIQDYLVLIPGNFNFNFKEGDDGASADLTIRNSAGNAIPWTAVVDDSWCQLSEYSGVTDDEITITVNPFELSAGYYEANITITANDAINSPRTISVRMIIESDQPVLALSSDNLYFTAEYMGFNPWPQSFTILNTGQGTLDWTLTTSGEEWLEVYPLSGSAPTNVQVTCAINGLEPGLYTSTITVTSPEAIGSPAQLTVNLEVIPGDTPEKDTVRIESVTVEPGQQVEVPVYLNNVTEAAAFSIPLKFDNTVLMCDSVSYADTRVDYINVVTSNIDSANGQVLLGMVVFMEDNLAPGEGMVARMFMTIYPDAEEQVSVIDTLFFPPGGEFSLFDPTSAQIVPEFIKSNIFISLNPEGDADGSGTINVGDAVYLVNYCFKGQRPPIPIQAGDANTDENVNVGDVVYLINYIFRHGPPPNAKPKTSTSPVYYYTEEIPGKNGTEFRLYLNSDVALGGVQCEFYDRGEYLTISDVQIGELVEGLDLYGGKSGKSYRFGIVDLEGAGEVRAGEGALLSLTYDRALSFEMNSFMVFDKFGNELPVYNGHGNKPDVLPSHYSLEQNYPNPFNPSTTIKYAIANEGHVKLSIYNVLGQKVVDLVNTNQKPGAYTVIWDGNNNAGSAVASGVYFYRLKTEVYTDSKKMILLK from the coding sequence ATGAACAGGGGCACGCGCGTCATCACTTTTATATTAATCGTGTTTGGATATAGCCTATCAATGGGGGGCGGTACATCATTTGTTAATATTGCGACTGACCCAAGTTCAGGTTTATACTACTCAGATTTTTCCATGGGAACGGCGGTTTTTGATTTTAATAATGATGGGCTGGACGATATTGTCGTTACCAATTATGCCGTTAACAAGGACCGCCTGTATATGTCGAACGGCGATGGTACGTTTACCGATATGTCCGAAATGGCCGGCGTAGCTACCCCGGTAAAAACTCTGGGCATAGCGACGGCGGATATTGATGCCAACGGATTTATGGATTTTATGGTTTTTACAGAAGTTACATACTCTTCAGGTAGTTCAAATCCGGGGTATTTATATTTGAACAACGGCGATCAGACTTTTTCCGATGCGGGTATATCGGAGCTTGTCTCATCTCATGGTTATGTCGGATATGCGGCGGCTTTTGCCGATATTAATCGCGACGGCAATCTTGATGTTTATTATGGCGGTCGAATGTTTCTTAATGATGGGAATCTGAATTTTAATGATGTTACCGAAAGCAGCGGTATCGGTTCGATCGGTTCTATTTCGCACGTCGCTTTTGGTGATATTGATAATGATTTTGATCCTGATTTAGTGGTCTGCAGACAATATAACGGAAACACATCGCTTTTTCTGAATGATGGCACCGGTAATTTTTCATCGGGAGACTATTTAATTCCCGGATCTCCTTATGGGCTGTGTGCTACATTTGGAGATGTTGAAAATGACGGCGATTTGGATTTATTTCTATCTTATAGCAATAAGATGTATTTAAACGACGGTTCCGGTCAATTCTCTATTAACTCGAATTGCGATGCTGTTCCCGCATATACTCGCGGAGCTATCCTTGCTGATTTTGATAATGACGGTGATCCAGATTTATTTTTGCCCCAAGAAGGCATGCATCCTACTTATCATGAAAATATGGGTGGGGGAATTTTTATTGATAAAACTGATGAAGTTGGGATCTTACCCGGAGAAGATAAGGCTGGTGGTATTGCCATTGGAGATTTTGAGGGCGATGGCGATTTGGATATATATATCGCCAAGACCGATAATCTTATAAATCCATGTTTTATCAACCAACTGGATAATAACAACTCTATAGTTATTACTCCTCGGGGTACGATATCGAATTTCTCTGGTATCGGCGCCAAAGCATATATTTATGAGAATGGATATGTCGGCGAAGTAACTCATCAGGTAGGAATGGCGGAATTGACATCAACCTCCGGTTTTTGTGCCGGTACCACGGGGAGAATTCATTTGGGTACCGGAGGGCCGGGACTTTTTGATGTCCGAGTTGTGTTTCCGAGCGGCGCTGTGGTAGATGAAGCCGGGGTTGCTTCCGGAAGTCGCCTGATAATTTACGAATCGGGAGATATCCCAAACTTTTTATATGTTTCTCCCAGTTCCAAGGTACTTGAATTGTCACAGGGCAGCGATCCCGAAATCGTTGAGTTTTCCATAACCGATTCCAAAGGCGAATCGATTGAATGGACGGCAAGCAGTCAAACTTCATTTATTGAGATATTGACGCCATCGGGAACAACACCGGCGACATTACAAGTCCGGGCAAATCCATCCGGTTTGGGGCTCGGTAACCATACCGGTCAGATCGTTATAACCTCACCGGATGCCGTTAATACACCCAATCTCAATATAACGATTGTAATTCATAATCGCTTCTTGCAGAATATAGCGGTTGAATCAGGCATGGCGCACAGCGATTTCAGTTTCGGAGCCGCGTTTTTCGATTATGATCTCGATGGTGACGATGATATTTTCGTTAATAATATAAACGGGCAATGCCGTCTTTATCAATCAAATGGGACAATATTTGAAAATGTTGCAGTATCGTCCGGGGTAGAGGCTGGTTTCCACAATCTGGGAGTCTTTGGAGGGGATCTAAACGCTGATGATTGGCCCGATATTTTATCATTTACGGAAGATAAAGAGGTTGGGTTTACTTATCTAAACACGGGATACGGCAATTTTGTTGACGCTCAGATACAGGAATTTTCGACGGCCGATGGTTTTAATGGTTATGCCGCGTCCGCGGCGGATATAGATAATGACGGTGATCTGGATGTCTTTTATGGGGCCAAGCTATTTCGTAATGACGGAAATTTCGCGTTTGCCGACATTACCGAAGAAGCGGGGCTTTTGAATATACCGTTCACCTGTCGGGCGGCGTTCGGCGATGTCGATAATGACGGTGATATGGATATTTTTATGAATCGGCAAAATCGCGCGCCCTCACTTCTCTTTATAAATGACGGTACCGGTCATTTCTTAGAATCTTCTTATTATAAATCCAGTTTAGGTTACTTCCCGACCGCGGTGGGGGTATCGTTTGGAGACGTCGATAATGATGGAGATCTGGACATGTACACATGCGCCGGGTATTCCGATCCGAATAAATTATTCATTAATGACGGCAACGGGTATTTTACAGATAATACCGGTCCTTCGGGTACATCATGCACAAATTATAGCCGCGGGTCCGAATTTGTTGACATAGATCTGGATGGCGACCTGGATTTGATTGTCGCAAATGAAAACAGGTCAGCGCAGTTATTTGCCAACGACGGCAGTGGCATTTTTACAGATATAACCGATGCATGTGGAATTGATGATGGGCTTGCCAAGGCGGGAGCCGCTGTCGTTGGGGATTATGATAACGATGGCGACATGGATATATTCATTACCCGCACTGATTATATCATAAATTCATTTTTTGAAAACAACATCAATTTGGGACAATATATCACTATTCAACCGGTGGGAATCGTCTCCAATCGAGCCGCGGTGGGAACCAAAGCCTACTTATATCCCGCCGGCCAATTGGGAAATCAGGATGCCCTGTATGCTTTTCGGGAATACAATATTTCCAATGGCTTTAATGGGTCGGGATCCAATCGAATTCATTTTGGCACGGGTACTGGAGACTTTTTTGATTTGAGACTTATTTTCCCCTCAGGCGCCGTCTATGAACAAACCGGGATAACTCCGGGAATGCAATTAACCGTATATGAATCGGGTGAAATTCAGGATTATCTGGTTTTAATTCCCGGCAATTTCAATTTTAATTTTAAGGAAGGCGATGATGGGGCTTCAGCCGATTTGACGATTCGCAATTCCGCCGGTAACGCCATTCCATGGACAGCGGTCGTGGATGACTCCTGGTGTCAGCTTAGTGAGTATTCAGGTGTAACCGATGACGAAATAACGATTACCGTAAATCCGTTTGAATTATCCGCAGGGTATTATGAAGCCAATATAACTATAACTGCTAATGATGCCATCAATTCTCCCCGAACAATATCTGTACGCATGATTATCGAAAGCGATCAACCGGTACTGGCATTATCCTCCGATAATTTATATTTCACGGCCGAATACATGGGATTTAATCCCTGGCCGCAATCGTTTACCATCCTGAATACAGGTCAGGGTACTCTTGATTGGACGCTGACGACTTCAGGCGAAGAATGGCTGGAGGTGTATCCATTATCAGGTTCTGCTCCGACCAATGTACAAGTAACCTGCGCGATCAACGGATTGGAGCCGGGACTATATACTTCGACAATCACGGTAACATCACCGGAAGCAATTGGTAGCCCTGCTCAACTTACCGTTAATTTAGAGGTAATTCCGGGAGATACACCTGAGAAAGATACCGTTCGAATTGAATCTGTAACGGTTGAGCCGGGTCAACAAGTAGAAGTACCGGTTTACCTCAACAATGTTACCGAAGCAGCGGCTTTTAGCATACCTCTGAAATTTGACAATACCGTTTTAATGTGCGATTCGGTCTCTTATGCCGATACGCGCGTTGACTATATAAACGTAGTAACCTCAAATATTGATTCGGCTAACGGCCAGGTTCTACTGGGGATGGTCGTATTTATGGAAGATAATTTGGCCCCCGGAGAGGGCATGGTTGCGAGAATGTTTATGACTATTTATCCGGATGCGGAGGAGCAAGTATCGGTAATCGACACCTTGTTTTTCCCGCCGGGGGGAGAGTTTTCGCTTTTCGATCCGACTTCGGCGCAAATTGTTCCGGAATTCATAAAGAGTAATATATTCATTTCTCTTAATCCTGAAGGGGATGCCGACGGCAGTGGAACGATAAATGTCGGAGACGCGGTTTATCTCGTTAATTATTGCTTCAAGGGACAGCGTCCGCCGATTCCTATTCAAGCCGGCGATGCGAATACTGACGAGAATGTCAACGTCGGTGACGTGGTTTACCTGATTAATTATATCTTCCGCCACGGACCACCGCCGAACGCCAAACCCAAAACATCAACGTCTCCGGTTTATTATTATACGGAGGAAATTCCAGGCAAAAATGGAACGGAATTCAGACTATATCTCAATAGTGATGTAGCCCTGGGCGGAGTCCAATGCGAATTCTACGATAGGGGCGAATATTTGACCATCTCCGACGTTCAAATCGGTGAACTTGTAGAAGGTCTGGATCTATACGGCGGAAAGTCGGGCAAATCTTATCGATTTGGCATTGTCGATTTGGAGGGCGCCGGAGAAGTTCGGGCCGGAGAGGGAGCGTTATTATCGCTTACATATGATCGGGCGCTTAGCTTCGAGATGAATTCATTTATGGTATTTGATAAATTCGGCAATGAATTACCGGTTTATAACGGTCACGGAAATAAACCGGATGTCCTGCCTTCGCATTATAGCCTGGAACAAAATTATCCCAATCCTTTCAACCCATCGACTACGATTAAATACGCAATTGCCAATGAAGGGCATGTTAAGTTATCGATATATAACGTCCTTGGTCAAAAAGTTGTCGATTTGGTTAACACCAATCAGAAGCCGGGAGCTTATACAGTAATATGGGATGGCAATAATAATGCCGGATCGGCGGTCGCATCCGGAGTGTATTTCTATCGACTTAAAACTGAAGTATATACGGATTCGAAAAAGATGATTCTTTTGAAATAA
- a CDS encoding T9SS type A sorting domain-containing protein — translation MSRGYYIFAYVLLLLLILVSESFSQDSLWAASYGGLYNDCGNSSVQMLNGDILILGSTYSFGAGEHDMYLVKTDSTGNLIWQKSFGGTGIEYGYDIVLTSDNGFALVGSTTSYGAGKRDIYLVKLDESGNELWSKTFGGIENDYGRSIRECGDNGLIICGTTSSYGSNTDIYLIKTNSSGDSLWAKTYGGSAGETGASIRETSDNGFAIVGNTGSYGVGYCSIYLVRTDSLGDTLWTSSYGNDRADLGNTIEITNDKGYIIGGATVEDGDFYYNAYAVKLDSLGTVEWDSTYGGNYEDQFYSIQLTPDGGYIYGGSTEGSGSRKIDMFVIKVDGGGNTEWNAQYGGNQSDYCNSIIPDGGNDFHAIGYTYSSTNGGSDVYIVKLQGSASTPVEETLPLSDNYYELSQNYPNPFNASTTISFTLPRASNYTLTIYNILGQAIRQWEDYIFSPGTYSIIWDGQNGYGENAATGIYIYRLQTEKYSEVKQMILIK, via the coding sequence TCATCGGTACAAATGCTTAATGGAGATATTCTAATCCTTGGTTCCACATATTCGTTCGGCGCGGGTGAACATGATATGTACCTGGTTAAAACCGATTCGACCGGAAATCTAATCTGGCAAAAATCATTTGGCGGAACCGGCATTGAATACGGTTATGATATAGTCTTAACGTCTGATAACGGCTTTGCCTTAGTCGGTTCAACAACGTCATACGGCGCCGGGAAAAGAGATATATACCTGGTTAAATTGGATGAATCGGGCAATGAACTTTGGAGCAAAACATTCGGTGGAATCGAGAATGATTATGGTCGCTCTATTAGAGAATGCGGCGATAACGGACTAATTATATGTGGGACGACCAGTTCGTACGGTTCCAACACCGATATTTATTTAATAAAAACAAATAGCTCCGGCGATTCATTATGGGCAAAAACCTACGGGGGAAGCGCTGGAGAGACAGGAGCCTCGATTAGAGAAACCAGTGATAACGGATTTGCCATCGTGGGTAATACCGGTTCATACGGCGTTGGTTACTGCAGCATCTATCTTGTCAGAACCGACAGCCTCGGAGATACTCTGTGGACTTCTTCCTACGGGAACGATCGAGCCGATCTGGGAAATACAATTGAAATTACCAATGACAAAGGATATATAATCGGCGGCGCCACCGTAGAAGACGGGGATTTTTATTATAATGCCTATGCCGTCAAGCTTGATTCTTTGGGAACGGTTGAATGGGATAGCACTTATGGCGGCAATTACGAAGACCAATTCTACTCGATTCAATTAACACCTGATGGTGGATATATATATGGTGGTTCAACCGAAGGCAGCGGCTCCAGAAAAATAGATATGTTTGTTATAAAGGTTGACGGGGGAGGCAATACCGAATGGAATGCCCAATACGGCGGCAATCAATCAGATTACTGCAACTCCATAATACCCGACGGCGGTAATGATTTTCATGCCATTGGATATACATATTCTTCCACCAATGGAGGCAGCGATGTTTATATCGTAAAGCTGCAGGGTTCCGCGTCAACGCCGGTTGAAGAGACTTTGCCGCTGAGCGATAATTACTACGAACTTTCACAGAATTACCCCAATCCGTTTAATGCCTCGACGACAATATCATTTACTTTGCCGCGGGCCTCAAATTATACGCTGACAATTTATAATATTCTGGGGCAGGCCATCAGGCAATGGGAGGATTATATTTTTTCGCCCGGAACATATTCCATAATATGGGACGGCCAAAACGGATACGGTGAAAATGCGGCAACCGGAATATATATTTATCGCCTGCAAACCGAAAAATACTCCGAAGTCAAACAAATGATTTTGATTAAATAA